One Brevibacterium spongiae DNA segment encodes these proteins:
- a CDS encoding transposase, with protein sequence MKYTDELKARAVELVLHAQADPDTANGAVTRVANELGLSKETLRVWVRKHKDSGKATPTESVDLEAENRRLRAELAEAKRANEILKRASAFFAAELDRPSK encoded by the coding sequence GTGAAATACACCGACGAACTCAAGGCTCGTGCCGTCGAGCTCGTCTTGCATGCCCAGGCCGACCCAGACACCGCGAACGGAGCGGTCACCCGCGTCGCGAACGAACTCGGCCTGAGCAAAGAGACCCTGCGAGTCTGGGTACGTAAGCACAAAGACTCCGGCAAAGCCACACCGACTGAGTCAGTCGATCTTGAGGCCGAAAACCGCCGACTGCGGGCTGAGTTGGCTGAAGCGAAGCGGGCCAACGAGATTCTGAAGAGGGCATCGGCTTTCTTCGCGGCGGAGCTCGACCGCCCATCGAAGTGA